Genomic DNA from Planktomarina temperata RCA23:
CCTTCCCAACCGGGCACAACCAAACGCACCGGATAGCCATGCTCTTTGCGCAGAGCTTCGCCATTGGCCTTGAAGGCCACCAGAACATCGTCCAAAGCCTTTTCCATAGGAATAGAGCGCCCGTTCGATGAGGCATCGGCCCCTTCGACAAAGACCCATTTGCCCGCTGTGTCATAGCCGGCTTCTTGCAAAAGCAGGCGCAGCGGCACACCGGTATATTCCATATTGTGGATCATACCATGGGTAAACTGCGCGCCATTGAGCTGCGCGCCGGCCCATTCCATGCCCGTATTGGCCGCGCATTCGCAGAAATACACATGGTTTTCCCGTGGAAAGCGCTCCAAATCTTCATAGGTAAATACCAAAGGCGTATCAACCAACCCATTGATCATCAAACGGTAATCACTTTTCTTAAGGTCAATCGCGCCAGAGTGATGACGCTCAAAAGCGCAGCCCTGCGGTGTGATCGTGCCATCGAGTGCATGGATCGGTGTGAAATTGATCGAACTGACCGTATCGGCAGTCAACCACTCCACATTGCGGCGGATAACGTCCCCCTCATATTCAATCGGCAAACCATAAGGCGTGGCATCCACACCATCGCCGAAGCTTTGTGCCCAGTCTTGGGACTCGACAATTAAGGGATCTGCAGTTTGCGCCCGCGCTGCGGAAGAGGTCACAACCCCTGCCCCAACTGCCGCGGCGCCACTTAAAAACGCCCGGCGGGATGGTTTTTTGACGTCATATGTCGACATAGTATTTTCCTTCAATCACACAGAGCCGCCTTAGGCCCCGATAACCTCAACAGAGTTGTTCGGATCCAATGAGATCGTCCCTTGCTTGCGGATATGATTTTCCACCACATCCCAAATTTGCGGCCCCTCAGTGCCTTCGTTCACACTGGCCCAACCGGCAATTGTGTAGCTTTTCGCAGATTCGATCTTCTCACCCGTTTTCAATAAAGTCATATCGGTGATCCGTTGACCCTGGGGTTTGTTGATATCGATGCGATAACCAAGGCCGCCAACCCGCACCATATCCCCGCCTTGCTGATAGTAAGGATCCGGGTTGAACAGGTTGTCGGCCACATCTTCCAAGACCACATGCAGGAATTCACCGGTCATCTCGGTTCGATAAACCTCGCCGTAAGACATTGAAGTTACGTTCCAAATATCTTCGCGGGTAATATCTTGGCCGGGGAGAATCGATGGACCCCAGCGCACGCCGGGCGACAAGGCAATGTCCGCATCCCGCTCTTCAATCAATGCGTTACAAATGAGATCATCCCATGTGCCATTGAAATTGCCGCGGCGATAAAGCGTTTGATCCTCTGCTGTGCGGCCAATGACTTCGCGCAGCTCCGTCTCATAAGGAGCGCGCTGCGCGTCAATGACTTTTGCAACTTCCGCATCTGGCTCAATCACATCTGAGAAGATTGGGATCAGCTTGTGCCGGAAACCCATCATCTGGCCGTTGCGCACGTCCAGATCCACGCGGCTGACGAATTTTCCGTTAGAGCCGGACGCCACGATGATGGTTTTTTCCACCAATACAGGTTCGGGCAAGGCGTCATGGGTATGGCCAGAAAGGATCACATCAATCCCTGTCACAATGCCAGCCATTTGTTTGTCCACATCAAAGCCATTGTGGCTGAGACAGACCACCAGATCGGCCCCATTGGCGCGGACCTCATCCACCATCGCTTGCATATTCTCATCGCGGATACCGAAGGCATACTCGGGGAACATCCAGCCGGGATTGGCGATGGGCATATAGGGGAAGGCCTGACCAATCACGGCAACTTTCACCCCACCGGTTTCAAAGAACTTATAGGGCGGGAACATGTCGGTCGGCTCATCCCATTCGCTGTCAAAAATATTCTGGCCCAAAGCCGCGAAAGGCAGCCCTTCAACAATCTCATTGACCCGCTCGCTGCCCAGGGTGAACTCCCAATGGAAGGTCATCGCATCAGGCCGCAAAGCATTCATAACATTGACCATATCCTGCCCGGCAGTTTTGTGGCAGGTGTAAGAGCCATGCCAAGTATCCCCCCCATCCAGCAGCAAAGCATCGGGACGCTCGGCGCGGATGTGATTGATGACAGTGGCGACACGATCCAATCCACCAACGCGCCCATAGCCCTTGGCCAGAGAGGAAAAATCATCATACGTCAGCGCATAGGCCGAGGCGCTGCCATCATTAATGCCATAGAGCTTGCGGAAATCTGCCCCGGTGACATGCGGCACCTGTCCGCGATTGCCACCGACACCAATATTGATCTCAGGTTCACGGAAGAAGATGGGTTTCATCTGAGCGTGAATATCTGTCACATGGATCAAAGAGACATTGCCGAAGGTATCAAATTCGAGCAACTTACTTTGGGTCAAGGATTGCTGTGCTGCCAGCCGGCCCCAGTTGCCAAAGCCAGATCCACCGTAAAGCGCGGCCGCGGCCATAGTGGTTTGCAAAAAATCACGACGAGATATCATTTCGGTCCTCACATCCGCGCCACATATGCACGATATTGAATTCGTTTAACTGTAAAAGAACCCATGGCCCCTCATAGGACATGGGTTCTCAAGGTTTATATTAGTTGCGGACCGATGGGGTCTCTACAGATAGACCATTGCCACGCGCTGCGAGATAGAGCTCAAGAGCCTTAAATTCATCGCCACCCACCTTAAAGGGTGTCGCGCGAATATTTTCCATACAGCCTTTGAAACGCCCATGCGCAGAGTTCAGCTTAGCATTCTTCAAACGGTATGCTGGAAAGCCGTTGATTTGACCTTGGCTCAGGTGATCGGCCCGGATCATCACGCCGTAATTGTCTTCATGACAATTTGAGCAGGCCATATCCAATTGACCAACACGCTGGTAATAGAGGTCCTTACCCCGCTCAAAGAACGACGCCGCATCACCATCAACCGCAACATTAATCGACATGCCGCGCGATTGCAGCCCGATCAAAGCGGTCACAGCGGTCATTTGACCACCGGAATACTTCCAAGGCTCCGCACCCATACGGTCAGTGCGGCATTCATTGACCAGATCTTCCATAGTGACCAATTCGCCATTCTCCACCCGTGGCAGAGTTGGACGCAGGCCCGCAAAATCGGCTACATCTTCGTGACAGCTTGCACAGGCCTTGCCTTCGGACCCTTCAACCTTATCAAACAAATCAACGCCTTGATCGACGAAAACGAAGGCCGGATTCTCGAAATCATCCATTTGCAGAACCTGGGTTTCACCCGTTCTAAAGTGCCAACCAGAATAGACCGTATCGAGGTTTTCAGCAAAGGCCGGCGCATCGGCCCGGGTCTTAATAACTTCCCCGTCTACCGACAATGTCGCGTCATCTTGTGCAGACGCAAAACCAGCGGACAAAGCGACAATGGCTGCACTCGTTAGTAAAGTCTTGAATTCCATTTTCAGTCCTCCCTAGACCACAAGATATTAGGCTATTTTTATTTTCTTTGAGGTCTCATAGACAGAACCATCGTCGTCATACCAAGTGAATTTGAACTCACCGGCTTCAGACACCATGGCATCAAATTGGAAATATGGATTCGTTGAAATCGCAGGTTCCAAAGTCACATCGATGATATTTTGACCATTAAAGTCGGCTACAAACCGATTGATAATTGAGCGCGGGATGATGTTTCCGTCGCCATCTTTGCGCACACCGGATTCCATTTTATGGCTGATCAAAGTCTTGATCGTGATCACATCACCTGCTGCGGCCGATTTTGGAACCTTAACGCGCGGTTTTACACCTTTCGCCATCAGTACTTCTCCTTAAATTCTGAGTTTAGCCGCCGCAGCCGCCGATTGTTACTTTTACAGTGGCACCCGCTTGGCGGAATGAGCCATCTTCCATTTTCGCCACAGCAACCACGTCTTGGGTCTTTGCCAAACGAATCCGAGTTGCGCCGGACCGCGCGCCAGCCATTGGACCGAAATTAAATGTGGCGACGGCTGGCGTCGGGTTGCCCGTTGCCAACAGCATGATGGACACGGCGCCGGGCGCTGTGACCGATACGGGCACAGTGTTGCCGTTTTCGGCGATCTCAGGGGCTGTCAGCTCAATGCCGCCCTCTGCAACGCTGGCGCCGCCAGTAAAGGCCGCAATTGCATCATCGGTTTTCGATGCAAAGGCGGGCATCCCTGATAAACTCGCAGCGGCAAATGCGCCGGATCCGAGGGCCAGAATGTTTCGTCTCGTAAATTCCATGTTATGTCTCCCTGATCTTAGTCAGATCTTTAGTCTTTAAGGGTCAAAAGATATGCCACCACATCTTCAACTTGTTGGGCTGTCAGAAGCGATTTGCCATCGAATTTTTTGAGCGGGCGCTCATATCCGCTATCGATGTAGAAAGCTGGCATAATCGTACCATCGAACATCATCTTGGCGTTGACCACGATCCCGCGCAATTCAGCCGCTTCCCAGCGATCACCAACGCCGGTCAGTGGCGGGCCGACTTCCCCGTGAAACTGCTGCTCTGGCATGTCATCATTCGTATGGCAGGCGAGGCAGTTTCCCAATTTGCGATTCATAAAGGTCTTACGACCCGCGGAGGCATCTCCAGCCGTTCCGGTCAAAGAGGCCATCACAGAGCCATCCTGAAACGCGACATCACTTGGCGCAGTCTCCGCGACAGCAGTTGTCACACTCAGCACCGACACTGCGGCAATTGTAAAAATATTTCTCATGCGTCCTCCCGAAACACTTTTTTTGTTTGTGTGTACCGTAGTCGACTAACGGGGCATCAATCAACCACAAATTCACTTTAATGAATTTATTATTGCCCGACTTGCTTTAAAAAGCCCTAACTTTGCTCGGCAAACTTGCGGGCATGGTACTTTTGAAAACTCTCTTCGCCGTCATAACCATGTTCAACAACCCAGCTCAACATATTGAATGTCGTGTGTTTATCAAAGGCTCCGGGCATATTGGCCACAGCAGCCTGGCTGGCGGTGACATCGTCTGCCACCTCTTCAGGGAAAAACAGGAGTGACGGAGTAAACAGCGCGCCCCAACGGCGAACCATCTCTTTTTCCGGCAACACAGTCCCGTCAAAGTCCGTCACTTCGACGTCTCCAAACATATTTATCTGCACAACGAAGAAGTTTTCGTCGATATAATCGGCGATCTTGGCCACAGGAAAAACTTCTTCATGCATTTTCTTACAATAGATACAGCCGCGCTGCTCAATGATCACCATGAGCCGTTTGCCTTCGGCATTTGCGTCAGCCAGATCCTCTGACAGATCTTTGAACGTGTCTCGCATCCACGGCGCCTTATGCAAACCATCGTCACCCATTTCGGCGAACCCCATGGTTGCACTCATGAAAACAACGGCGGCGGCCAATAATAAACGTGTCATTGCAGTCCCTTCCTATCCGATACGCCCAAAACTGGGCACAAGTTCTAACATCCATTGCGCGATATAGTTCATAGAATTTGTCGCGATGAGCAATCCAAAAACAATCAAAAACACACCCATTGCTTTTTCAACCAGCCCCAAGTGCCGCCGAAACCGCGCCATCCAGCGCATGAATGGGGCAATGAAGAAAGCCGCAATGATGAAGGGCAATGTCATTCCCAGCCCATAGGCCAAGAGCAGCAAGGCCCCATTCCAAGCCGTTTCCGCACCAGCTGCGGTAAACAAAATCGCCGCCAGAACCGGACCGACACAAGGGGTCCAGCCAAAGGCAAAGGCCAGACCAACCACATAGGAGCCGATCAGGCTGAGGTTCGACATTTTACCGGTATCAAAACTCATCTGCCGATAGAGCAGAGCGATCTTGATCACCCCTAGGAAATGTAAACCCATGGTGATGATAATGGCAGCCGCCGCCCAGCGCAGAATATCGAAATATTCGCGCACAACCTGTCCAAAGCTGGTCGCCGCAGCGCCAAGCCCCATGAAAATAGTGATCACACCGGCCGCAAAAAACATGGCCGCAAGCACTGCACGGCGTCGCGTGGCGCTATCAATCTCTGAGTCGCTGCTGATTTGGTTCATGCCAACCCCAGCCAGATAACTCAGATAAAACGGCACAATTGGCAAAATACAGGGAGAAACGAAAGATAACAGCCCCGCCAAAAATGCTGAAACAATGGAAATGTCGAACATGAGGCGTCACCTATATTGCAATTTGATAAATTCATATTACAATTTATGAATACGAAAGGTCAATTTCCAAATGTGGACTAAAGCACTGAGCCTCACCCTTGCGATGCTCGCCCTTCCAGCCATGTCAGAGACACGCTTGATTATGGCGGAGGAAGAGGGCTGCATGTGGTGTGCCCGCTGGAATGAAGAGATTGGCCCGATTTATCCAAAAACACCCGAAGGCCGCGCCGCGCCGCTCCAGCGTTTGGATGTGCATGATCCTCTGCCAGCCGAGTTGCAATTCGACCGCAGCCTGCATTTCACGCCAACCTTTGTGCTTATGGTGGATGGGGTTGAGGCCTCCAGAATTGAAGGCTACCCGGGGGAAGATTTCTTTTGGGGCCTGCTTGGGCAGATGCTGATCGCGGCCGCTGTTCCCGTGAGCCAATGAAATTCGTGTTATTGACCCATGAGGGCCTAATATGTCACATATACTAGACAGCGTGCACATGAGGCAGAACAAAACCATGGCTTTGCCGGTTTTTGACAAAAATATTTGTCCCGAAGATATGGACAAAATGGCAGGTAACGCGGTTCGAGCCGCAAACTTTCTCAAGGCGATCAGCCATGAGGGGGGCCTCATGATTCTGTGCTATCTCGCCTCTGGTGAGAAATCCGTGACGGATCTTGAAGAGCTGCTCTCGGCCCGCCAAGCGGCTGTATCGCAGCAATTGTCGCGCCTACGGATGGAGGGGCTTGTCACCCCACGCCGCGAAGGCAAGGTGATTTATTACAGTTTGACCGACAAACGCTCTACGCAAATCATGGAGGTCGTCTATGATCTTTTTTGCCGGGGCACCTAGGGCGGTCACATGCTAGACACACTGTCAGAACCCGCAATTGTCGCATGGATCGGCTTGGCGGGCGGCGTGGTTCTTGGGCTCGCGGCCCGCATTGGCCGATTTTGTACGCTTGGCGCTCTGGAAGATCTTTTTTACGGCGACAGCTCTGAGCGCGTGCGCATGTGGGGCATTGCGATTGGTTTGTCGATTGCCGGCAGTTTCGCCGCCCAGGCGCTCGGCTGGATCGATCTGACTAACTCAATCTACCTCTCAGCGGCTTGGAACCCATGGGCGAGCGTCGCAGGCGGCCTCACCTTTGGCTATGGCATGGCACTCGCAGGAAATTGCGGCTATGGCGCATTGGCCCGACTGGGCGGCGGAGATATTCGCGCCTTCATCATTGTTCTGGTCATGGGTATATTCGCCTATATGACGATTGCAGGCCCCTTGGCCTATATGCGCATTTGGATCTTCGAGGGCGGCAGTGCAGCCCCTACCCCGCCAAGCATCGCATTTGCGCTGTCGGATCAACTCGGGCTCTCCCTTACTTG
This window encodes:
- the soxC gene encoding sulfite dehydrogenase; translated protein: MSTYDVKKPSRRAFLSGAAAVGAGVVTSSAARAQTADPLIVESQDWAQSFGDGVDATPYGLPIEYEGDVIRRNVEWLTADTVSSINFTPIHALDGTITPQGCAFERHHSGAIDLKKSDYRLMINGLVDTPLVFTYEDLERFPRENHVYFCECAANTGMEWAGAQLNGAQFTHGMIHNMEYTGVPLRLLLQEAGYDTAGKWVFVEGADASSNGRSIPMEKALDDVLVAFKANGEALRKEHGYPVRLVVPGWEGNMWVKWIRRIEVTNEPVESREETSKYTDTLEDGTSRKWTWAMDAKSVVTSPSPQAPITHGKGPLVITGLAWSGNGAITRVDVSRDGGKTWETARLAKPGEKMALTRFYLDVDWDGSEMLLQSRAMDETGYVQPTKAQLREVRGLNSIYHNNCIQTWWVRENGEAENVEVS
- the soxB gene encoding thiosulfohydrolase SoxB, with the protein product MISRRDFLQTTMAAAALYGGSGFGNWGRLAAQQSLTQSKLLEFDTFGNVSLIHVTDIHAQMKPIFFREPEINIGVGGNRGQVPHVTGADFRKLYGINDGSASAYALTYDDFSSLAKGYGRVGGLDRVATVINHIRAERPDALLLDGGDTWHGSYTCHKTAGQDMVNVMNALRPDAMTFHWEFTLGSERVNEIVEGLPFAALGQNIFDSEWDEPTDMFPPYKFFETGGVKVAVIGQAFPYMPIANPGWMFPEYAFGIRDENMQAMVDEVRANGADLVVCLSHNGFDVDKQMAGIVTGIDVILSGHTHDALPEPVLVEKTIIVASGSNGKFVSRVDLDVRNGQMMGFRHKLIPIFSDVIEPDAEVAKVIDAQRAPYETELREVIGRTAEDQTLYRRGNFNGTWDDLICNALIEERDADIALSPGVRWGPSILPGQDITREDIWNVTSMSYGEVYRTEMTGEFLHVVLEDVADNLFNPDPYYQQGGDMVRVGGLGYRIDINKPQGQRITDMTLLKTGEKIESAKSYTIAGWASVNEGTEGPQIWDVVENHIRKQGTISLDPNNSVEVIGA
- the soxA gene encoding sulfur oxidation c-type cytochrome SoxA, which translates into the protein MEFKTLLTSAAIVALSAGFASAQDDATLSVDGEVIKTRADAPAFAENLDTVYSGWHFRTGETQVLQMDDFENPAFVFVDQGVDLFDKVEGSEGKACASCHEDVADFAGLRPTLPRVENGELVTMEDLVNECRTDRMGAEPWKYSGGQMTAVTALIGLQSRGMSINVAVDGDAASFFERGKDLYYQRVGQLDMACSNCHEDNYGVMIRADHLSQGQINGFPAYRLKNAKLNSAHGRFKGCMENIRATPFKVGGDEFKALELYLAARGNGLSVETPSVRN
- the soxZ gene encoding thiosulfate oxidation carrier complex protein SoxZ, with the translated sequence MAKGVKPRVKVPKSAAAGDVITIKTLISHKMESGVRKDGDGNIIPRSIINRFVADFNGQNIIDVTLEPAISTNPYFQFDAMVSEAGEFKFTWYDDDGSVYETSKKIKIA
- the soxY gene encoding thiosulfate oxidation carrier protein SoxY, whose translation is MEFTRRNILALGSGAFAAASLSGMPAFASKTDDAIAAFTGGASVAEGGIELTAPEIAENGNTVPVSVTAPGAVSIMLLATGNPTPAVATFNFGPMAGARSGATRIRLAKTQDVVAVAKMEDGSFRQAGATVKVTIGGCGG
- the soxX gene encoding sulfur oxidation c-type cytochrome SoxX → MRNIFTIAAVSVLSVTTAVAETAPSDVAFQDGSVMASLTGTAGDASAGRKTFMNRKLGNCLACHTNDDMPEQQFHGEVGPPLTGVGDRWEAAELRGIVVNAKMMFDGTIMPAFYIDSGYERPLKKFDGKSLLTAQQVEDVVAYLLTLKD
- a CDS encoding thioredoxin family protein; the protein is MTRLLLAAAVVFMSATMGFAEMGDDGLHKAPWMRDTFKDLSEDLADANAEGKRLMVIIEQRGCIYCKKMHEEVFPVAKIADYIDENFFVVQINMFGDVEVTDFDGTVLPEKEMVRRWGALFTPSLLFFPEEVADDVTASQAAVANMPGAFDKHTTFNMLSWVVEHGYDGEESFQKYHARKFAEQS
- a CDS encoding cytochrome c biogenesis CcdA family protein yields the protein MFDISIVSAFLAGLLSFVSPCILPIVPFYLSYLAGVGMNQISSDSEIDSATRRRAVLAAMFFAAGVITIFMGLGAAATSFGQVVREYFDILRWAAAAIIITMGLHFLGVIKIALLYRQMSFDTGKMSNLSLIGSYVVGLAFAFGWTPCVGPVLAAILFTAAGAETAWNGALLLLAYGLGMTLPFIIAAFFIAPFMRWMARFRRHLGLVEKAMGVFLIVFGLLIATNSMNYIAQWMLELVPSFGRIG
- a CDS encoding ArsR/SmtB family transcription factor, translated to MALPVFDKNICPEDMDKMAGNAVRAANFLKAISHEGGLMILCYLASGEKSVTDLEELLSARQAAVSQQLSRLRMEGLVTPRREGKVIYYSLTDKRSTQIMEVVYDLFCRGT